A window of Saccharomyces paradoxus chromosome XI, complete sequence contains these coding sequences:
- the CBT1 gene encoding Cbt1p (Protein involved in 5' RNA end processing~similar to YKL208W) has translation MVNYGNHSSEVLKVLKTPKFVLRHGNVTGKQRFALKRKINDKLCEDKYQEYLNEYNTFVLYDWESSGAGSLVDSSYNLPSLWKEFIREGVSKGAINDKLPTVFMKRKLANSALGRCLGLDFLTDPSESRHEYRCMFQTVQDIPSLSQLILFNSMPNVPVRLKVHTVGININSGSKRSVVSNASGGDTGMSKAVTYIQPLLEESSRMYRNLSYWKLLKIARSNKGDGPLDESMRIKSQVKFLLTQLAMNRITSPSITDHGGQNWLIFTRRLS, from the coding sequence ATGGTAAACTATGGAAATCATAGTAGCGAGGTTTTGAAAGTTCTTAAGACGCCGAAATTCGTACTGAGACATGGAAATGTAACTGGCAAACAACGCTTTGCCCTAAAGCGGAAGATAAATGACAAACTATGTGAGGATAAATATCAGGAATACTTGAATGAATACAACACTTTCGTACTTTACGACTGGGAAAGCAGCGGGGCTGGTAGTCTTGTCGATTCCTCTTACAATCTGCCCTCATTATGGAAGGAGTTTATAAGAGAGGGCGTCTCTAAAGGTGCAATAAACGATAAGCTCCCGACAGTCttcatgaaaagaaagttggCAAATTCAGCCCTGGGCCGGTGTTTAGGACTTGATTTCCTGACTGATCCGAGCGAGTCAAGACATGAGTATAGGTGCATGTTTCAAACCGTTCAGGACATCCCATCTCTTTCGCAATTGATCTTATTCAACAGCATGCCAAATGTTCCCGTAAGATTAAAAGTGCATACCGTTGGTATAAATATCAATTCCGGCTCCAAACGTTCCGTGGTAAGCAATGCAAGCGGTGGCGACACTGGCATGAGCAAAGCAGTTACTTATATCCAACCGCTGTTGGAGGAGTCCTCGAGGATGTACCGCAATCTAAGCTACTGGAAGCTGCTAAAGATAGCACGAAGTAACAAGGGGGATGGACCTTTGGATGAGAGCATGCGTATCAAGTCGCAAGTCAAGTTTTTATTAACTCAATTGGCAATGAACCGAATTACCTCGCCTTCCATCACGGATCATGGGGGTCAAAACTGGCTCATATTCACCAGAAGACTGTCATAA
- the EMC3 gene encoding ER membrane complex subunit EMC3 (Member of conserved ER transmembrane complex~similar to YKL207W), with protein sequence MVINQRLRQLSFKDIHKTRGNIQQASSPQMLLDDQLKYWVLLPISIVMVLTGVLKQYIMTLITGSSANEAQPRVKLTEWQYLQWAQLLIGNGGNLSSEAFAAKKEFLIKDLTEERHLAKAKQQDGSQAGEMPNPFNDPSMSNAMMNMAKGNMASFIPQTIIMWWVNHFFAGFILMQLPFPLTSKFKEMLQTGIICQDLDVRWVSSISWYFISVLGLNPVYNLIGLNDQDMGIQAGMGGPQGPQGPPQSQVDKAMHAMANDLTIIQHETCLDNVEQRVLKQYM encoded by the coding sequence ATGGTGATTAACCAACGTTTACGGCAACTCTCCTTCAAGGATATACACAAAACAAGAGGTAATATCCAACAAGCTAGCTCGCCGCAGATGTTATTAGATGACCAGCTGAAGTATTGGGTCTTGTTACCTATTTCGATTGTCATGGTTTTGACGGGTGTGCTCAAACAGTACATCATGACACTTATAACGGGGAGCAGTGCCAATGAAGCGCAACCAAGAGTAAAGTTAACTGAATGGCAATATCTACAATGGGCACAGTTATTGATTGGGAACGGTGGAAATTTATCTTCAGAGGCTTTTGCTGCGAAGAAGGAGTTTCTGATTAAAGACCTTACCGAGGAAAGACATCTAGCCAAGGCCAAGCAACAGGACGGGTCGCAAGCTGGAGAGATGCCTAATCCTTTTAACGATCCAAGTATGTCAAATGCTATGATGAACATGGCTAAGGGAAATATGGCCAGTTTTATCCCTCAGACCATTATTATGTGGTGGGTGAACCATTTTTTTGCTGGATTCATTCTTATGCAATTGCCTTTCCCTTTAACTTCCAAGTTCAAGGAAATGCTACAGACCGGTATCATCTGTCAGGATCTGGATGTGAGATGGGTGAGTTCCATTTCATGGTATTTCATCTCTGTTCTCGGGCTTAATCCAGTGTACAACTTGATTGGGTTGAATGATCAGGATATGGGCATCCAAGCCGGGATGGGTGGTCCTCAGGGCCCTCAGGGCCCTCCGCAATCTCAGGTGGACAAAGCAATGCATGCGATGGCCAACGATTTGACCATCATTCAGCATGAGACTTGTCTTGATAACGTTGAGCAAAGGGTTTTGAAACAGTATATGTAA
- the ADD66 gene encoding Add66p (Protein involved in 20S proteasome assembly~similar to YKL206C), which produces MSCLVLPLVSVGNIPQLSIDWLLNSQANEWEYLEALDSKYLVEFVGPLDRPEDGSDSLYKDVDMKYSSALEVFYNKKRGIYAIQQRTPLVSVNYLNNFIVEIILPFLSKYNISEICIWDSLCAMEDENGVIVRPHEVFSLGEFYFDDEADLLSNLHLNDQESMVNDWLHFTPASFQDKISVDQPIFKILFQILNASQRPQALRSIKYCSCLANEGDNSLDSQKFLQWIISQKTINNLPPIAKFIRPISWQGAYGMPDSRDKFVDLYN; this is translated from the coding sequence ATGAGTTGCCTAGTGTTGCCATTAGTAAGTGTAGGGAATATACCGCAATTGAGTATTGACTGGCTGCTGAATTCACAAGCAAATGAGTGGGAATATTTAGAGGCGTTAGATTCAAAATACCTGGTGGAATTTGTGGGACCACTAGACAGACCAGAAGATGGTAGCGACTCGCTATATAAGGACGTTGATATGAAGTATAGTAGCGCTTTGGAAGTTTTCTACAATAAGAAGCGGGGAATTTATGCCATACAGCAACGGACACCGCTCGTGTCTGTAAattatttgaataatttcattGTAGAAATCATCTTGCCGTTCTTGAGCAAGTATAACATATCGGAAATATGCATCTGGGACTCTCTATGTGCAATGGAAGACGAAAACGGTGTGATTGTACGCCCACACGAGGTATTTTCACTAGGTGAGTTTTACTTCGACGATGAGGCTGATCTTCTATCGAACCTCCATCTCAACGATCAAGAGTCAATGGTCAATGATTGGTTACATTTTACTCCAGCCAGTTTTCAAGACAAGATATCCGTTGATCAGCcgattttcaaaatccttttccaaatacTCAATGCGTCGCAGAGGCCTCAAGCCCTCCGCAGCATCAAATACTGTAGCTGTTTGGCCAATGAGGGGGACAACTCATTAGATTCTCAAAAGTTCTTACAATGGAttatttctcaaaagaCTATCAACAACCTGCCACCAATAGCAAAATTTATTAGGCCTATATCGTGGCAAGGTGCGTACGGAATGCCAGATTCAAGAGACAAATTTGTAGATTTATACAATTGA
- the LOS1 gene encoding Ran GTPase-binding protein LOS1 (Nuclear pore protein~similar to YKL205W): protein MLERIQQLVNAVNDPRSDVATKRQAIELLNGIKSSENALEIFISLVINENSNELLKFYGLSTLIELMTEGMNANPNGLNLVKFEITKWLKFQVLANKETKLPDFLMNKISEVLTTLFMLMYSDCNGNQWNSFFDDLMNLFQVDSAISNSSPSTDGNILLGLEFFNKLCLMINSEIADQSFIRSKESQLKNNNIKDWMRDNDIMKLSNVWFQCLKLDEQIVSQCPGLINSTLDCIGSFISWIDINLIIDANNYYLQLIYKFLNHKETKISCYNCILAIISKKMKPMDKLAFLNMINLTNELNYYHQAISMNPQIITFDNLEVWESLTKLITSFGMEFTIIIEQVNDDPKLDTLYKQSVISNVDTILLEKIIPILLEFMNNEFDSITGKTFPFWSNYLAFLKKYKASSPNFIPLHKDFLNNFQQICFKRMKFSDDEITQDDFEEFNETIRFKLKNFQEIIVVIDPSLFLNNITQEISTNLMNCKNENWQVFELTIYQIFNLSECIKNNYFGLNKNEIMTSQPSLTLVRFLNELLMMKDFLLAIDNEQIQILFMELIVKNYNFIFSTSANAAIATDDDEKYLLILNIFMSSFAMFNKRENVRLRSWYLFTRFLKLTRINLKKILFTNKNLVNEITSKISPLLHIKVTSINAQGTDDNDTIFDNQLYIFEGIGFIITLNNSSQELTAATANTTMDYDILDQILTPLFTQLEGCITQGASPVVILECHHILMAIGTLARGLHIGLVPENQVNNMMVNKKLINDSLIHKFSNIAEVILVTFSFFNKFENIRDASRFTFARLIPILSNKILPFINKLIELILSSTDLKSWEMIDFLGFLSQLIHMFHTDTDCYQLFNQLLTPLINKVHSIIEEIDEQHHQQSSINKPIDTSVTATSSVNKNIVVTDSYRDKILLKKAYYTFLQSFTNNSVTSILLSDINRAILPVILNDLVTYTPQEIQETSMMKVSLNVLCNFIKCFGNGTCLDNEDINKDPNLKIDGLNEYFIMKCVPIIFEIPFNPIYKFNIKEGNFKTMAYDLARLLRELFIVSSNPTTNENECVKYLTQIYLPQIQLPQELTIQLVNMLTTMGQKQFEKWFVSNFISVLKQDQ, encoded by the coding sequence ATGCTAGAACGGATTCAGCAGCTGGTAAATGCAGTGAATGATCCACGCTCGGATGTGGCCACTAAGAGACAAGCCATCGAGCTACTAAATGGAATAAAATCTTCAGAGAATGCATTAGAAATCTTTATATCACTGGTCATCAATGAGAATTCAAATGAATTGTTGAAGTTTTATGGACTGTCTACATTGATAGAATTGATGACTGAGGGCATGAACGCTAATCCAAATGGCCTAAATTTGGTAAAGTTTGAAATAACCAAGTGGCTCAAATTTCAAGTTTTGGCCAATAAGGAAACTAAGCTGCCTGACTTTTTGATGAATAAGATTTCTGAAGTGCTGACTACTTTATTTATGTTGATGTACAGCGATTGTAATGGAAACCAGTGGAACAGTTTTTTTGACGATCTAATGAATCTATTCCAAGTGGATTCAGCTATTTCCAATTCCAGTCCGTCTACCGATGGTAACATTCTTCTAGgtcttgaattttttaacaAACTTTGTTTGATGATTAATTCAGAGATTGCTGACCAAAGCTTTATTAGATCAAAGGAATCacagttgaaaaataacaatataaaaGATTGGATGCGTGATAACGATATCATGAAATTGAGTAATGTGTGGTTTCAGTGTTTAAAACTGGATGAACAAATTGTGTCACAATGTCCCGGATTGATCAATTCTACTTTGGATTGTATAGGGAGTTTCATCTCATGGATCGATATTAATTTAATTATTGATGCAAATAATTATTATTTGCAATTAATctataaatttttaaatCATAAAGAAACCAAAATTTCATGTTATAATTGCATACTGGCCATCATCTctaagaaaatgaaaccaATGGACAAACTGgcttttttgaatatgatCAATTTGACCAATGAATTaaattattatcatcaagCCATATCAATGAATCCCCAAATTATTACATTTGATAATTTGGAAGTTTGGGAAAGTTTGACCAAATTGATTACTTCATTTGGCATGGAATTTACTATCATTATTGAACAAGTTAACGATGATCCAAAACTGGATACTTTATACAAACAATCTGTCATTTCAAATGTCGATACTATTCTATTGGAGAAAATAATACCAATACTTCTGGAATTTATGAATAACGAGTTCGATTCAATAACGGGGAAAACTTTCCCATTTTGGTCAAACTATCTGGCTTTCttaaaaaagtataaagCATCCTCACCCAATTTTATACCATTGCATAAggattttttaaataatttcCAACAAATTTGCTTTAAAAGAATGAAGTTTTCAGACGACGAGATTACACAGGATGATTTTGAGGAATTTAATGAAACCATAAGattcaaattgaaaaacttccAGGAGATTATCGTGGTAATTGATCCAAGCCTATTTTTAAATAACATCACTCAGGAAATCTCTACAAACCTAATGAATTGTAAAAACGAAAACTGGCAAGTTTTTGAGCTAACTATTTACCAAATCTTCAATTTAAGTGAATGTATCAAGAACAACTATTTCGGTTTGAACAAGAATGAAATTATGACTTCACAACCTTCGCTAACCTTAGTACGATTTTTAAATGAACTGTTAATGATGAAGGATTTTTTATTGGCCATCGATAACGAACAAATCCAAATACTGTTTATGGAATTAATtgtgaaaaattataatttcatattttcaaCTAGTGCTAACGCAGCTATCGCcactgatgatgatgaaaagtaTCTATTGATcttaaatattttcatgAGCTCATTTGCTATGTTCAATAAGAGAGAAAACGTTAGACTAAGGTCATGGTATTTATTTACAAGATTCTTGAAGTTAACAAGAATCAACCTGAAAAAGATTCTGTTTACCAACAAAAATCTGGTTAATGAAATAACTAGTAAGATAAGTCCTCTACTTCACATAAAAGTAACATCTATCAACGCTCAAGGGACAGATGACAATGAtacaatttttgataatcAATTGTACATATTTGAAGGTATTGGGTTCATAATCACATTGAACAATAGCAGTCAGGAGCTCACTGCTGCCACTGCTAACACTACTATGGATTACGATATATTGGACCAGATATTAACTCCACTCTTTACACAGTTAGAAGGCTGTATTACTCAGGGAGCTTCACCTGTGGTAATTCTGGAATGTCATCACATTCTTATGGCAATTGGTACTTTAGCTAGAGGTTTGCACATCGGTTTGGTCCCTGAGAATCAAGTTAATAATATGATGGtcaacaaaaaattgatcaatGACTCTTTAATCCATAAATTCTCTAATATAGCTGAGGTCATATTAGTGacattctcttttttcaataaattcgAAAATATCCGTGATGCATCTAGATTTACCTTTGCCAGGTTGATTCCAATTTTGagtaataaaattttaccGTTTATCAATAAACTGATTGAATTGATCTTATCATCCACGGATTTAAAGTCATGGGAGATGattgattttcttgggttCTTATCTCAACTGATTCATATGTTTCACACCGACACAGACTGTTACCAGCTATTCAACCAGTTACTTACTCCGCTAATCAACAAAGTTCATTCTATTATCGAAGAGATTGATGAGCAACACCACCAACAATCAAGCATTAACAAACCTATAGACACTTCAGTCACAGCCACTTCTTCCGTAAATAAGAATATTGTGGTTACTGATTCGTATAGAGATAAAAtactattgaaaaaggctTACTACACATTTTTACAGTCTTTTACTAATAATTCTGTCACTTCGATATTGTTGTCAGATATAAACAGAGCAATTCTGCCAGTCATACTAAACGATTTGGTCACCTACACGCCGCAGGAGATCCAAGAAACATCAATGATGAAGGTGTCACTCAATGTATTGTgcaatttcatcaaatgtTTTGGGAATGGGACCTGCTTAGATAATGAGGATATCAATAAAGATCCCAACTTAAAGATAGATGGTCTCAACGAATATTTTATCATGAAATGTGTCCCAATAATCTTTGAAATCCCATTCAATCCAATATACAAGttcaatatcaaagagggaaatttcaaaacaatGGCATATGACTTGGCAAGATTACTAAGGGAACTATTTATCGTTAGCAGCAACCCAACCACAAATGAAAACGAATGTGTAAAATACCTTACTCAGATTTACCTTCCACAAATACAATTACCACAGGAATTGACGATTCAATTGGTTAATATGTTAACCACAATGGGTCAAAagcaatttgaaaaatggtttGTAAGTAATTTCATTTCTGTTTTGAAGCAGGATCAATAG
- the EAP1 gene encoding Eap1p (eIF4E-associated protein, competes with eIF4G for binding to eIF4E~similar to YKL204W): MELNDPSIISTTQFSGELSDSDAAAATHKSQQAISNLFQKLAKKDREEKPIGSVESSTDSSNISIATSTNNKESNRKKNKKTTMLNFSSLTDPITNYKPMELQYKTYAYSMNELYHLKPSLASPSYEEDPLISELVKSLPKRKFWRLRMGPPDQKHANNHHFNGSNGGGSWKAGYKNGKSDERRMSRTKNMQGGKRRSQQDDEDKKIDQEMLEMDKNLQLGGDVGHSIADFEDWKAKMKELELKKVSKSKGISNSAAVAPREGAAHETPIDLRPAMPKGSSSITDFLNLKRQDKKEEPLQQTTGIPIGQPNLSKASIEQVNDLETNSDLGKSSSSRFSSFFNKSATSLPSLDTNNQAPSPNVSVVNNDGNGTPHQSGSRLMSFFKESRSSTPNAESQLSSTSEKDTGKMHTLPQFQQQPQQMQPMVFPQHPPNNNAFFNGLLNKGKSETSTPPPPPGLIPHQGPQFPMMGVPPNFPQHMMPPPPGLVQFQKDSKDVNKKVDKQPRQNKNANGSRNSKGKQAATVTSDLPQQQYMPPPPPPGFFPMHPNFPNGPMPPLPQGFPMPPNGMLPVAGQQPQPPYPNMMLQGNFPPNFQQGFSSNSRMPIPPIINGNGKNITNQLPPGLNSKKNIKRNA, encoded by the coding sequence ATGGAACTCAACGACCCTTCGATTATATCAACCACCCAGTTTTCAGGTGAATTGTCGGACAGCGATGCCGCAGCCGCTACTCACAAATCGCAACAAGCCATCTCGAAtctatttcaaaaattagcTAAAAAAGATAGAGAAGAGAAGCCAATCGGTAGCGTAGAATCTTCAACTGATAGCTCTAACATTTCTATTGCTACAAGCACcaacaataaagaaagtaataggaaaaaaaataagaaaacgACCATGCTGAATTTCAGCAGTTTGACGGATCCTATAACGAACTACAAACCAATGGAGCTGCAATACAAGACATATGCATACTCTATGAACGAACTTTACCACTTGAAGCCATCTTTGGCTAGCCCTTCGTATGAAGAAGACCCACTCATTTCGGAACTTGTGAAGAGTCTGCCTAAGAGAAAGTTTTGGCGGTTGCGCATGGGGCCTCCAGATCAAAAGCATGCTAATAACCATCATTTTAATGGAAGCAACGGTGGAGGTAGTTGGAAGGCTGGTTACAAAAACGGCAAAAGTGATGAGAGGAGAATGAGTAGGACCAAAAACATGCAGGGGGGCAAACGAAGATCCCAgcaagatgatgaagacaaAAAGATTGACCAAGAAATGCTGGAAATGGACAAGAATCTTCAATTGGGAGGTGATGTTGGTCATTCAATTgcagattttgaagattggAAGGCAAAGATGAAAGAAttagaattgaaaaaagtttcaaaatctaaagGGATCAGTAACTCTGCCGCGGTTGCCCCCAGAGAAGGCGCTGCTCATGAAACACCCATTGATTTAAGACCGGCTATGCCAAAGGGTTCTAGTTCTATAAcggattttttgaatttaaagAGGCAAgacaagaaggaagaacCTTTACAACAAACAACTGGCATTCCTATTGGACAGCCAAACCTATCGAAAGCCAGTATAGAACAAGTGAACGATTTAGAAACTAATTCAGATTTAGGTAAAAGTTCATCATCTCggttttcatcatttttcaataaatctGCCACTTCATTGCCCTCATTAGATACTAATAATCAAGCGCCATCACCAAACGTGTCTGTAGTAAACAACGATGGTAACGGCACACCACATCAAAGCGGTTCAAGATTGatgtcatttttcaaagaatctAGATCGAGTACTCCAAACGCAGAATCGCAACTGTCATCAACCTCAGAAAAAGATACTGGAAAGATGCATACTCTTCCGCAATTCCAGCAGCAACCGCAGCAAATGCAACCAATGGTATTCCCTCAGCATCCTCCTAATAATAACGCGTTTTTCAATGGGCTATTAAATAAAGGTAAAAGTGAAACTAGCACTCCTCCTCCTCCCCCAGGGCTAATCCCTCATCAAGGTCCACAATTTCCTATGATGGGCGTACCACCAAATTTCCCACAGCACATGATGCCACCACCACCAGGTCTCGTTCAATTCCAAAAAGATTCTAAAGATGTAAATAAGAAGGTTGACAAGCAACCAAGGCAGAATAAAAACGCGAACGGATCCAGGAATAGTAAGGGAAAACAAGCGGCAACAGTGACATCAGACTTGCCTCAACAGCAATACATGCCACCACCCCCACCTCCAGGTTTTTTTCCCATGCATCCTAATTTTCCTAACGGTCCAATGCCACCATTACCGCAGGGTTTCCCCATGCCACCAAATGGTATGTTGCCGGTAGCAGGTCAGCAACCACAGCCACCTTATCCGAATATGATGCTACAGGGAAATTTCCCTCCTAACTTCCAGCAGGGCTTTAGTAGCAACTCCCGTATGCCAATTCCACCTATCATTAACGGTAATGGCAAAAATATTACAAATCAGTTACCACCAGGATTGAACTCtaagaagaatataaaaagaaacgcCTAA